In the Topomyia yanbarensis strain Yona2022 chromosome 3, ASM3024719v1, whole genome shotgun sequence genome, one interval contains:
- the LOC131692237 gene encoding transmembrane protein 70 homolog, mitochondrial, with product MLPARYITLNYRHQLFLPVNNTKKLSSCLFNRTGSLQQVHANRWLCTDTNSDTQVYHGILSPQIRAVKVFSLATSIGGIVAQPILLEQANKIGGTPMIVAVCGIAGFFTFVTPFLLHLITKRYVIDLCYDVASKEYTATTISFLLQRQMTKFKLEDVVVPEIPGMFTTFMVGKKSLFVDPTLFPDPTHYIKIMGYDKPIDFKFEEARQSSEQDSKQ from the exons ATGCTGCCCGCACGATATATAACTCTGAACTACCGTCATCAACTGTTTCTCCCGGTGAACAACACAAAGAAGCTATCTAGCTGTTTATTCAACAGGACCGGCAGTCTACAGCAAGTGCATGCAAATCGATGGCTCTGTACAGATACTAACTCCGATACCCAAGTATATCATGGTATCTTATCGCCTCAGATCCGAGCGGTCAAAGTATTTTCCCTTGCCACCAGTATAGGCGGCATCGTGGCCCAACCGATTCTTCTTGAGCAGGCAAATAAGATCGGCGGCACTCCGATGATAGTTGCCGTTTGTGGGATTGCTGGATTTTTTACCTTTGTCACACCCTTCCTTCTTCATTTAATTACTAAACGATATGTGATTGATCTGTGTTATGATGTCGCCAGCAAGGAATACACGGCCACTACCATCAGTTTTCTACTGCAGCGACAAATG ACCAAGTTCAAACTGGAAGATGTCGTCGTACCAGAGATACCTGGAATGTTTACCACATTCATGGTAGGCAAAAAGTCACTGTTCGTGGATCCGACGCTCTTTCCAGATCCAACGCACTATATAAAAATCATGGGATATGACAAACCaatcgatttcaagtttgaGGAAGCACGACAAAGCTCGGAACAAGATAGCAAACAATGA